A stretch of Borrelia turcica IST7 DNA encodes these proteins:
- a CDS encoding Dps family protein, which translates to MLNHLDYLKKDDSDKINLKLQELLSGLHVFYSNLRGIHWNIKDVNFFVIHKKTQKLYEYIAEVIDVLAERSRALGYDSEFRYSEFAKSSFIKELGMESTSDFVLSVNSIVRDLSHILKNIFETRGIVDDASDYGTANVLDDIMVALEKYLWMYKSLVNHCECPCHEGKKSDLCEDKDSCECPCHEDECCKDKH; encoded by the coding sequence ATGTTAAATCATTTAGATTATTTAAAAAAGGATGATTCAGATAAGATAAACTTAAAGCTTCAAGAGCTGTTATCAGGGCTTCATGTTTTTTATTCTAATTTAAGAGGTATTCATTGGAATATAAAAGATGTTAATTTTTTTGTGATTCATAAAAAAACACAAAAACTTTATGAATACATTGCAGAGGTTATTGATGTTTTAGCTGAGAGATCTAGAGCGTTGGGTTATGATTCTGAGTTTAGATATTCTGAATTTGCTAAAAGCTCTTTTATTAAGGAACTTGGTATGGAGTCAACCTCAGATTTTGTTCTTTCAGTGAACAGTATTGTTCGTGATCTTAGTCACATTCTTAAAAATATTTTTGAAACAAGAGGTATTGTTGATGATGCATCTGATTATGGAACGGCTAATGTTTTAGATGATATTATGGTAGCTCTTGAAAAATATTTATGGATGTATAAATCTTTGGTAAACCATTGTGAATGCCCATGTCACGAGGGGAAGAAAAGTGATTTATGCGAGGATAAGGATTCATGTGAATGTCCGTGTCATGAAGATGAGTGTTGTAAAGATAAACATTAA
- a CDS encoding DUF6693 family protein → MSSKSYFDGSVFESVCVYMGAAFMTCFTLGFCFPWAYCMVCKFHVDHTVIEGRRLKFNGDGANLLGHWIVWWILCFITFGIYTLWIGVRVAKWKVEHTRFAD, encoded by the coding sequence ATGTCAAGTAAATCATATTTTGATGGGAGTGTTTTTGAATCAGTTTGTGTATATATGGGAGCAGCCTTTATGACTTGTTTTACCCTTGGGTTTTGTTTTCCTTGGGCTTATTGTATGGTGTGCAAGTTTCATGTTGATCATACTGTTATTGAAGGACGTCGTTTAAAGTTTAATGGAGATGGAGCAAATCTTTTGGGGCATTGGATTGTTTGGTGGATTCTTTGCTTTATTACCTTCGGAATTTATACTTTGTGGATAGGAGTTAGGGTTGCAAAATGGAAAGTTGAGCATACACGTTTTGCAGATTAA
- a CDS encoding ROK family protein produces the protein MQGENMVSIRGGNRKKILLSLKNMQHSRTDLARKLSLTNAAVTILTNQMIKESILVEVGSKETDIKKHGRKEILLDINKDFAYSMGVIISSNYFQIGIANLKCEVLISETYSFEPPVSAYEILEKIKDHMIEIIWKHNFSRDKFIGLGFSITGIIKDKESGIVNDSHGAWIEKDVPVKAILEEYFSLTVYLESYVKNLSLAEFMGKNVDNIMFFDYTDTAELSIWSEGNVYSGFNNKSGMVSHMVIDYGGEKNCPTCGNKGCVNMLISNFALQRLISKEFMNGEIPELYDKYEGRLKKVTIYDIFSLHEKYEFVRKIMEDTVKYLAIVIINIQRVLDFNYLVLYGQSFKLKSFFDLLKEEIKKLNKESIILKLSSLDTEVSVIGPASSVIFNKFYLTGGDID, from the coding sequence ATGCAAGGTGAGAACATGGTTTCAATTAGAGGTGGCAATAGAAAAAAGATACTCCTTAGCTTAAAAAATATGCAGCATTCAAGAACAGATTTAGCTCGTAAATTATCATTAACAAATGCTGCTGTTACAATTCTTACTAATCAGATGATTAAGGAAAGTATTTTAGTTGAAGTTGGCTCAAAAGAAACGGATATTAAAAAACATGGACGAAAAGAAATACTTCTTGACATTAATAAGGATTTTGCATATTCAATGGGAGTAATTATCTCTAGTAATTATTTTCAAATAGGAATTGCAAATCTTAAATGTGAGGTTTTAATAAGTGAAACTTATTCTTTTGAACCTCCAGTTAGTGCTTATGAAATTTTGGAAAAAATTAAGGATCATATGATTGAGATTATATGGAAGCATAATTTTTCAAGAGATAAGTTTATTGGACTAGGATTTAGTATTACTGGAATAATTAAGGATAAGGAATCTGGTATTGTTAATGATAGTCATGGAGCATGGATTGAAAAGGATGTTCCCGTTAAGGCTATATTAGAGGAATATTTTTCACTTACAGTGTATCTTGAAAGTTATGTTAAAAACCTTTCTCTTGCTGAATTTATGGGTAAAAATGTAGATAATATCATGTTTTTTGATTATACGGATACTGCTGAGCTTTCTATTTGGTCTGAGGGTAATGTTTATTCTGGATTTAATAATAAATCTGGCATGGTTAGTCATATGGTTATTGATTATGGAGGTGAGAAAAATTGTCCTACTTGTGGGAATAAGGGGTGTGTTAATATGTTGATATCTAATTTTGCACTCCAACGTTTAATATCAAAAGAATTTATGAATGGGGAGATACCTGAGCTTTATGACAAATATGAAGGTAGGCTTAAAAAAGTTACTATATATGATATTTTTTCTCTTCATGAAAAATATGAATTTGTACGGAAAATAATGGAGGATACAGTAAAGTATTTAGCAATAGTTATTATAAATATTCAAAGAGTTCTTGATTTTAATTATTTGGTGCTTTATGGGCAAAGCTTTAAGCTTAAAAGCTTTTTTGACTTATTAAAAGAGGAAATCAAAAAGTTAAATAAAGAGAGTATCATATTAAAGCTTAGTTCTCTTGATACGGAAGTATCCGTTATTGGCCCTGCATCTAGCGTTATTTTTAATAAGTTTTATTTAACAGGAGGAGATATTGATTAA
- the rimM gene encoding ribosome maturation factor RimM (Essential for efficient processing of 16S rRNA), translating into MFIKGVIMSSYGINGYAKVKSISNDFDGFLGLKGNKLILKKKCCSSIEVKVENVSLINNVLLLKFEEFNSPENIKDLIGFELWVGDEFASKLEEGEYYFGELIGYSIVSSGEKLGVVVSFLECGNSVLLEVKAGDKLFFIPFLEIYLGEINRELKTIELKMLELLR; encoded by the coding sequence ATGTTTATAAAAGGCGTAATAATGTCGTCTTATGGAATTAATGGATATGCTAAGGTTAAAAGCATATCCAATGATTTTGATGGGTTTTTAGGGCTAAAGGGAAATAAATTAATTTTAAAGAAAAAATGTTGTTCTTCAATTGAGGTTAAGGTTGAAAATGTATCCTTAATTAATAATGTGTTGTTATTAAAATTTGAAGAATTTAATTCCCCTGAGAATATTAAAGATTTGATTGGTTTTGAATTATGGGTGGGTGATGAATTTGCATCTAAGTTGGAGGAAGGTGAATATTATTTTGGAGAACTTATTGGTTATAGCATTGTAAGCAGTGGGGAAAAATTAGGAGTTGTTGTTTCTTTTTTGGAATGTGGAAATTCTGTTCTTCTTGAAGTTAAGGCAGGGGATAAATTATTTTTTATTCCCTTTTTAGAAATTTATCTTGGTGAGATTAA
- a CDS encoding CAP domain-containing protein, which yields MQRKIIFIILILTTQFIPLSADQDLQFLYSSIHKLRDSLNLKKLEIDETLEMVAKEYITNLSKHNVLTHTLFGTTPLQRVKKYDKYFCRIKEILAAEMDVKDVTDAWLKSPPHKEALLNKDTSRMGGHILQTQNNKYIFIIIFGEKFQTN from the coding sequence ATGCAAAGAAAAATCATTTTCATTATTTTAATTCTTACAACTCAATTTATCCCATTAAGTGCAGATCAAGACCTACAATTTCTGTACTCCTCCATTCATAAATTAAGAGATAGCCTAAATTTAAAAAAATTAGAAATAGATGAAACTCTTGAGATGGTAGCAAAAGAATACATAACAAACCTTAGTAAACATAATGTATTAACACATACTCTTTTTGGAACAACTCCACTACAAAGAGTTAAAAAATACGACAAATATTTTTGCAGAATAAAAGAAATTCTAGCAGCGGAAATGGATGTTAAAGATGTAACAGATGCTTGGCTTAAAAGCCCACCTCACAAAGAAGCTCTTTTAAATAAAGATACAAGTAGGATGGGTGGACATATTTTACAAACACAGAATAATAAATACATATTCATAATCATCTTTGGAGAAAAATTTCAAACAAATTGA
- the fusA gene encoding elongation factor G gives MEIRNIGIMAHIDAGKTTTTERIIYYTGKTHKIGNVDSGNTVTDWMAQEQDRGITISSAAITCYWRGHQINIIDTPGHVDFTAEVERSLRVLDGGVVIFSAVDGVQAQTETVWKQASKYGIPRLAYINKMDRVGADFFKVVEDIKNKFNITPIILQIPIGSENNFEGVIDIIGNKELHFELEDGKPVVIEREVREELAEDVKIFKERLIDALSNFSERITELFLENTDIDNSLIVEEIRKNTISGSIIPVLMGTSLKNIGIEPLIDAVVDYLPGPFEKSFNAYSLKENKDILIDPSHEGKLSALVFKVQYFSAIAAHLYFIRVYSGEINSSKKVINVAKNKLEKFTRIFRVFSNKNEQIDEVKAGDIGAVIGLRHSVTGDTLVEEGNEILLEPLIFPEPVVLISIEPERTSDDSRLKEVLEIIAREDPTFSYKESKETGQLLVSGMGELHLDIIITRIRDEFKLNVYTGRPQVSYRESLSLEIDDVFEFSNIFAGKELNLKIGMVISPLNRGEGNKIDFKCDIDPLFRAVIVKGITSAFSSGVIGYPIIDTGVKITSLNYDKGKISEFAVESIAGLAFHELFKRANPIKLEPIMILEIRTPIEYTGEVVSTLNYIGGIIHSISNVEDCEIIKAEAAFEKLFGYTSTLRSSTKGRGVFTMEFSYFREK, from the coding sequence ATGGAAATTAGGAATATTGGAATTATGGCACATATTGATGCTGGAAAAACTACTACTACAGAAAGGATAATATACTATACTGGCAAAACTCATAAGATAGGAAATGTTGATTCTGGTAATACAGTTACTGACTGGATGGCTCAAGAACAAGATAGAGGCATTACAATTAGTTCTGCTGCTATTACTTGTTATTGGCGAGGGCATCAGATAAATATTATTGATACTCCTGGGCATGTTGATTTTACAGCTGAGGTTGAGAGATCTCTTCGTGTTCTTGATGGAGGGGTTGTTATTTTTAGTGCTGTTGATGGAGTACAGGCACAAACGGAAACAGTATGGAAACAAGCGTCAAAGTATGGAATTCCAAGACTTGCTTATATTAATAAAATGGATAGAGTAGGCGCTGATTTTTTTAAGGTTGTTGAGGATATAAAAAATAAGTTTAATATTACTCCAATAATCTTGCAGATTCCAATTGGGAGTGAGAATAATTTTGAAGGAGTAATAGATATTATTGGCAATAAAGAATTGCATTTTGAGCTTGAAGATGGTAAGCCGGTTGTGATTGAGAGGGAGGTTCGTGAAGAGCTTGCTGAAGATGTTAAAATTTTTAAAGAGAGGTTAATAGATGCTCTTAGTAATTTTAGTGAGAGGATTACTGAACTTTTTCTTGAAAATACTGATATTGACAATTCTCTTATAGTAGAAGAGATTAGAAAGAATACTATTAGCGGATCTATTATACCTGTTTTAATGGGAACTAGTCTTAAAAATATTGGGATAGAACCTTTAATAGATGCTGTTGTGGATTATCTTCCAGGTCCTTTTGAGAAAAGTTTTAATGCATATTCTTTAAAAGAGAATAAAGACATACTAATTGATCCTAGTCATGAGGGAAAGTTATCGGCACTTGTTTTTAAAGTTCAATATTTTAGTGCAATTGCTGCACATCTTTATTTTATTAGAGTGTATTCAGGTGAAATTAATTCGTCAAAAAAGGTTATTAATGTTGCTAAGAATAAGCTTGAAAAGTTTACAAGAATTTTTAGGGTTTTTTCAAATAAAAATGAGCAGATTGATGAGGTTAAGGCAGGAGATATTGGAGCAGTTATTGGGCTTAGGCATTCTGTAACGGGAGATACTCTTGTTGAGGAGGGAAATGAAATTTTACTTGAGCCTTTAATATTTCCAGAGCCAGTTGTATTAATATCTATTGAGCCGGAAAGGACGTCTGATGATTCTAGGCTTAAAGAAGTGCTTGAGATAATAGCTAGAGAAGATCCTACTTTTAGTTATAAAGAAAGTAAGGAGACAGGACAACTACTTGTTTCTGGAATGGGGGAGTTACATCTTGATATTATTATTACAAGAATTAGAGATGAGTTTAAACTTAATGTTTATACGGGAAGGCCTCAGGTAAGTTATAGAGAGAGTTTGAGTTTAGAGATTGATGATGTATTTGAGTTTAGTAATATTTTTGCAGGTAAAGAGCTTAACTTAAAAATTGGTATGGTTATTAGTCCTTTAAATAGGGGCGAAGGTAATAAAATTGATTTTAAATGTGATATTGATCCTTTGTTTAGAGCTGTAATAGTTAAAGGAATTACTTCTGCTTTTTCAAGTGGTGTTATTGGATATCCTATTATAGATACAGGAGTTAAGATTACTTCATTAAATTATGATAAAGGCAAGATTAGTGAGTTTGCTGTTGAGTCAATAGCAGGGCTTGCTTTCCATGAGCTTTTCAAAAGGGCTAATCCTATTAAGCTAGAACCGATAATGATTTTAGAAATTAGAACTCCTATTGAATATACAGGAGAAGTTGTTTCTACATTAAATTATATTGGTGGAATTATTCATTCTATTAGTAATGTTGAGGATTGTGAGATAATAAAAGCCGAGGCAGCTTTTGAAAAACTTTTTGGGTATACTTCTACTTTAAGAAGCTCTACTAAGGGGAGGGGAGTCTTTACTATGGAATTTTCTTACTTTAGGGAAAAGTGA
- the ffh gene encoding signal recognition particle protein, with product MFDDLGAGFRNFVKYVSGKSVISEKNIEEAVDTIKSALIDADVNLRVVRRFINSVVEEAKGIKVLRNVDPKSQFIKIVNDKLVSFLGDRHSELILNPVNKQSCILMVGLQGSGKTTTCAKLAMRLKKENRKVLLVAADTFRAAAVDQLKILGSQIGISVFALEGEENPIRVVEEAVKYARVELFDTVIVDTRGRLEVEELLLREIKEIKEMLAPVETILVADAMTGQIAVNIAKEFNDRVGITGVIFTKFDSDARGGAVISLKTICGAPIKFVGIGEKPEDLDIFYPDRVASRILGMGDVVGLVEKAQAVIDKEEALKLEEKIKKANFNFEDYLSQFKYMKDMGGVSSLMGMLPGVSSEMLSSKVNESELKREEAIICSMTKKERLNPVFLNNPSRKRRIALGSGTTVFEVNKLIKKFSQTTLMMKKMKNKSFQNKIASLLGGKGGMIN from the coding sequence GTGTTTGATGATCTAGGTGCAGGTTTTAGGAATTTTGTAAAGTATGTTTCTGGAAAATCTGTAATAAGTGAAAAAAATATTGAAGAGGCTGTAGACACTATTAAGAGTGCTTTAATTGATGCTGATGTTAATTTAAGGGTTGTTAGACGTTTTATAAATTCTGTTGTCGAAGAGGCGAAGGGAATTAAAGTTTTAAGGAATGTTGATCCTAAGTCTCAGTTTATTAAGATTGTTAATGATAAACTTGTAAGTTTTCTGGGAGATAGGCATTCTGAACTTATTCTAAATCCTGTTAATAAACAATCATGTATTTTGATGGTTGGTCTTCAGGGTTCTGGTAAAACTACGACTTGTGCAAAACTTGCAATGAGACTTAAAAAAGAGAATAGAAAAGTTCTTCTTGTAGCTGCAGATACTTTTAGAGCGGCCGCAGTTGATCAATTAAAGATTCTGGGTAGTCAAATTGGTATTTCTGTTTTTGCGCTTGAGGGTGAGGAAAATCCTATTAGGGTTGTAGAGGAAGCTGTTAAATATGCTAGAGTGGAGCTTTTCGATACTGTGATAGTAGATACTAGAGGTCGTCTTGAAGTTGAAGAGTTATTATTAAGAGAAATAAAAGAAATTAAGGAAATGTTGGCTCCTGTGGAAACAATATTAGTGGCCGATGCTATGACAGGTCAGATTGCTGTAAATATTGCAAAAGAATTTAATGATAGAGTTGGAATTACAGGTGTAATTTTCACAAAATTTGATTCTGATGCTAGGGGCGGAGCAGTTATATCGCTTAAGACTATTTGTGGGGCTCCTATTAAATTTGTGGGGATTGGAGAGAAGCCGGAAGATCTTGATATTTTTTATCCAGATAGAGTTGCTTCACGCATTCTTGGTATGGGCGATGTTGTTGGTCTTGTTGAGAAGGCTCAAGCTGTTATAGATAAGGAAGAAGCATTAAAACTTGAAGAGAAGATTAAGAAGGCTAATTTTAATTTTGAAGATTACTTAAGTCAATTTAAATACATGAAGGATATGGGTGGAGTCTCTAGTTTAATGGGAATGCTTCCGGGTGTTTCTTCAGAAATGTTGAGTTCTAAAGTTAATGAGAGTGAGCTTAAGAGAGAGGAGGCAATCATTTGTTCTATGACTAAAAAAGAGAGATTAAATCCTGTTTTTTTAAATAATCCTTCGAGGAAGAGAAGAATAGCTTTGGGAAGTGGGACAACAGTTTTTGAGGTAAATAAACTTATTAAAAAGTTTAGTCAGACAACTTTAATGATGAAAAAAATGAAAAATAAAAGCTTTCAAAATAAGATAGCATCTCTTTTGGGAGGAAAAGGAGGAATGATAAATTGA
- a CDS encoding KH domain-containing protein, whose product MKEYGNEIELIEFVVKSLVDKRDEVKLNVVEGEKSTILELRVSTSDVGKIIGRRGRIARAIRTLLSACAAKTNRRVQLEILD is encoded by the coding sequence ATGAAAGAATACGGCAACGAAATAGAACTTATAGAGTTTGTAGTAAAATCTCTTGTAGATAAAAGAGATGAGGTTAAATTAAATGTGGTTGAGGGTGAAAAGTCAACTATTTTGGAATTGAGAGTTTCTACAAGTGATGTTGGAAAGATAATAGGGAGAAGAGGTCGCATTGCAAGGGCTATTAGGACGTTACTTAGTGCTTGCGCTGCAAAGACAAATAGGAGAGTTCAGCTAGAAATTTTGGACTAA
- the rpsP gene encoding 30S ribosomal protein S16 → MSVRIRLKRMGAKKRPYYRIVVMDSASPRDGRAIEELGYYHPVEKQNQIKINENKFKDWISKGAIPSDTVKKLLNKNGFKEEN, encoded by the coding sequence TTGAGTGTTAGAATAAGATTGAAAAGGATGGGGGCAAAGAAAAGGCCTTATTATCGAATTGTAGTGATGGATTCTGCTTCGCCTAGAGATGGACGAGCTATTGAAGAACTTGGGTACTATCATCCTGTTGAAAAACAAAATCAAATTAAAATAAATGAAAATAAATTCAAAGATTGGATAAGTAAAGGAGCTATTCCAAGTGATACAGTTAAGAAACTTTTAAATAAAAATGGGTTTAAAGAAGAGAATTAG